From Cygnus atratus isolate AKBS03 ecotype Queensland, Australia chromosome 1, CAtr_DNAZoo_HiC_assembly, whole genome shotgun sequence, the proteins below share one genomic window:
- the PVALB gene encoding parvalbumin alpha isoform X1 — protein sequence MSRNDEKSTFLIFSHLLPCSNSCRMAMTDVLSAEDIKKAVGAFSAAESFNYKKFFEMVGLKKKSPEDVKKVFRILDKDRSGFIEEEELKFVLKGFTPDGRDLSDKETKALLAAGDKDGDGKIGADEFATMVAES from the exons ATGAGCAGAAATGAtgagaaaagcacttttttaatcttttcgCACTTGCTTCCCTGTTCAAACAGTTGCAGGATGGCTATGACTGACGTGCTCAGCGCTGAGGATATCAAGAAGGCTGTGGGAGCCTTTTCAG CAGCTGAATCTTTTAACTACAAGAAGTTTTTCGAGATGGTAGGATTGAAAAAGAAGAGCCCAGAAGATGTGAAGAAGGTTTTCCGTATTCTTGATAAGGACCGGAGTGGCTTCATTGAAGAGGAGGAATTAAA GTTTGTACTGAAGGGCTTTACCCCAGATGGCAGAGACCTAtcagacaaagaaacaaaagctctTCTGGCTGCTGGAGATAAGGACGGTGATGGTAAAATTGGTGCTGATG aaTTTGCAACTATGGTGGCTGAATCATAA
- the PVALB gene encoding parvalbumin alpha isoform X2 — MLLLKTKETTGSCRMAMTDVLSAEDIKKAVGAFSAAESFNYKKFFEMVGLKKKSPEDVKKVFRILDKDRSGFIEEEELKFVLKGFTPDGRDLSDKETKALLAAGDKDGDGKIGADEFATMVAES, encoded by the exons TTGCAGGATGGCTATGACTGACGTGCTCAGCGCTGAGGATATCAAGAAGGCTGTGGGAGCCTTTTCAG CAGCTGAATCTTTTAACTACAAGAAGTTTTTCGAGATGGTAGGATTGAAAAAGAAGAGCCCAGAAGATGTGAAGAAGGTTTTCCGTATTCTTGATAAGGACCGGAGTGGCTTCATTGAAGAGGAGGAATTAAA GTTTGTACTGAAGGGCTTTACCCCAGATGGCAGAGACCTAtcagacaaagaaacaaaagctctTCTGGCTGCTGGAGATAAGGACGGTGATGGTAAAATTGGTGCTGATG aaTTTGCAACTATGGTGGCTGAATCATAA